AGTTACCATTCCAAAGGCAATAATGCACACTTCTTAGAAACAATTAAAAAGTACATAAGAGAAGGCTATTTATACCCATTATCTTACTATGATGGAGATTGGTTTAAAGACGAGCAAGTAAAGTCCCGATTTGCAGGTATATGGCATGCTGAAAATGAGTCAATTGCACTTGAAAAAGAACAAGCATTTATAAAAGAAATAAGCGAAAAATAAGTATAAACATAAATACAATTGAACGCTTAAATTTATATTGACTTCACGCTTTTAAATATAATATATTTTATAAGGATTAAATATAAAAATAAGGGTGGTATGACAATGGCTATACAAGATATGTCCATGTTCAAACAAATTCTAGCCAGGGAAAAATTTTACGTCATATTAATCGATCGTAAAATCTTAAGAGATCAAGAAAACGACATCCGTTTAATTTGGTCAAAAGAAGCACATGCACAATCATATTTAGAAGAATCAAACATCACTCAGTTTGATAAAATCATGGAACTTGATTTAGATCGATTTGTTACATATGAAATGGACGAAATCCTAGATGAAGGAGACCAATTCATCGTGGATCGATTTGAAAGTAATAAGGGGATAGAAGTAGAAGCAATACCATTTATTGAAGAAATTATGAGTGAACTAGACGATATACGAATTGAAGAATTTGCTGAAGACATCTGTAAAGAAAAATATGTTTACGGATTAACAGTCAAAGGACAAAAACAATTCATCATTATTTCTGAAGAAGATGAAAGCTTGCCAGATATGATGACCGTTTGGAGTACGAGAAAGTTAGCAGAAAAGATAAGACGAGAAGACTTTGATGAATACGAAATTATAGAAATAGAAACAGACGTATTTGAAGAATGGTTAGTAGACTTGAAACAAGAAGATATTGCACTTGGTGTTAACTTGAAATCAGGTATGATTGGTACAGTTACTGATCCGAAAGCAGTATTAAATGCAATGCCGTGTTAAATAATAAGCTAGATAAAAAGACTTTTGCAAAAGATGCAGAAGTCTTTTTTTAGTGGGTGAAATTTATTTAGCTCTTCCACATTAATGAGTATTAAAAAGAAGAATTTTTATTATGTTGACGATGGTAAAATTGTTTGATAAATTATTAGTAACTACCAAAGTAGTTACTACATCCCAACGTAGTTTTTAATGAATCGAAATAACCCTTAAGAGAAAAAGGATTTTCTCTTAAGGGTTATTTCTTGTTCTATTTCACTATTATTTTGATTTAAGTACTTATTAACGAG
The Mammaliicoccus sp. Dog046 genome window above contains:
- a CDS encoding DUF2750 domain-containing protein codes for the protein MAIQDMSMFKQILAREKFYVILIDRKILRDQENDIRLIWSKEAHAQSYLEESNITQFDKIMELDLDRFVTYEMDEILDEGDQFIVDRFESNKGIEVEAIPFIEEIMSELDDIRIEEFAEDICKEKYVYGLTVKGQKQFIIISEEDESLPDMMTVWSTRKLAEKIRREDFDEYEIIEIETDVFEEWLVDLKQEDIALGVNLKSGMIGTVTDPKAVLNAMPC